The window CTACACCCATTAGTCGAGCCAAAGTGGTATGCTCATAATAAGCAGAATTGTACATCCCTGGACTTAAAAGAACAATTGTTGGGTTTGACACCGCCCTTGGGGAAAGCGCCATTAGGTTTTTATATAGGATAGCAGGGTATTCTGTCACACTTCTGACGCCGCATTGCGGAATTAAATCAGGAAATAATCTTTTGGTTATTTCTCTATTTTCCAACATGTAACTTACGCCAGATGGTGTACGAAGATTATCCTCCAAAACATAAAACGTACCATCGTGATCACGTATCAAATCTATGCCCGCAACATGAATGTAAATATCGTGAAGAACATTAACATTGTGCATTTCTCGTAAAAAATGCGGACATGAATAAATAACGTTTGTCGGAACGATTTTATCTTTTAAGATAAACTGATTGCTATAAACATCTTTTAAAAAAAGATTTAGCGCTTTTAAACGTTGTTTTATACCTTTTTCGATAAACGACCATTCACTAGAAGTAATGATACGTGGGATAATATCAAAAGGGAAAATTTTCTCTATTCCTTCACCGCTATCGTAAACAGTAAAAGTTATGCCTTGGCTCATAAAAAGTTTTTTAGCCAATTCTTCTTTCTTGTTTAAATTCTCGAGAGACTCTTTAGAAAAATTATTAATGAAATTGTTATAGTGATTTCTATAGCTATCACTATTTAAGAACATTTCATCGAAAGTGTTGGGATGATTTAAGTAGTTTTTTATAAAATTTTCTATCATATGCCTTAATTAATGTTTTAGTTATGATTTTTAAACTAAATAAAATCTGATTTTTAATAAAAATCTATTTTAAATCTATTTCTACGGTAATTATATTGTTTTTTATCTTCTTTTTATGTCTAAAATGAATTTATTATTAAATATTTTTATTTTTTTTGTTACAATATTGCGGATATCAATAAAATATCTATCTTTGTAATGCTCGTTAATTATTATTATATATTTGGTTTAAGAAAAGCGTCGGAAACGGCGCTTTTTTTATCTTACTTGAAACGAAACAATCATAATCAACATAATAACTAAACAAACTAAGCTAAGCTCTCTGATTTATCATGAGAGCTTTGTTTTTTTTCTACCTATTCAGATTCTTATTAAACAAAAAAGCTACCTTAAAAATTAATTTAAGATAGCTCCAAATATTTGTTTTGTTGTTTTTATTGTTCAGAATAAGTGATTTTGTTTACATGCTTATCAATTTCCCATCTTCCAGTTCCTTCTTCGCCTATAACTTCAAACAATTCTAGTGCTCTACGGGCTTTGTATTCTTCTTCACGTTGTTCCTTTAAGAACCAATTTAGAAATTCCATTGTTACAAAATCCATTTCTTTCTGGCATCTTGCATAAATATTCTTAAAGCTTTGTGTAATGGAAATTTCTGCTTCTAATGCATCTTCAAAAACCTCTCTAAAGCTTATGAAGTCGCTTTTTATTCCCATGATCTCTGGTGAAATCGCATTTCCACCCATATCTAAAACATATTTAAATAGTTTCAGTTGATGAACCCTTTCTTCTTCAGATTGCTTTGCGAAATAATCGGCAGAATAATCAAAACCGTTTTGATCGCACCAAGATGACATAGATAAATATAGTGATGAAGAGTGTGCCTCTTTTTTTATTTGCTGATTTAATAAGGTTTCAATATCCTGAGATATTAAACTTTTAATTCGCATTAAGTCTTTCATAATTTTGTTTGCTTAACTAATGATACAAATGTAACACCTTACAAAGCATATTGTGTGATTTATTTGCTATATGAAATTAGTCTAAATTGCTGTAAAGTAAGTATTTATATTAAGTTTAAATAAGGAGATAAAGTCATGTTTTAAAGTATAATAAATATTTCAGCAGCAGATTTTTATACCTGCTGCTGGTTATTTTACACTAATATTATTGCTTTCTACCGCTACATCAGTAAGTGAATTATGATTACTTATCCAATGCGCTACATATTCTGCAACTTCTTCCCAACCCGGTTCATTACATATATAATGACTACGGCCAGCAAATTCCTTTATGTCTGTCACGCTATTTTCATTGGTGTAAGCTTTTTGTTGTTTTTCTATCAATGATGCCGGACAAATTAAATCTTCTGTTCCTGCAATCAATAATAATGGGGAATGAGAAATTTCCATATCAATATCTGCTGAGCTGCTCATGCAACTTCTAAATACGTTTCTGCTATCTGGAGTCGCCGTCTTCTCGAATTCAGTTTCAGCTAAATCTTCAGCCAAAGTATTTGCAAAAGCACCTTTAAAAGTTTCTAAATCCATTGGTATCGGGTCGTTACCTTTTAACGGATTTGCAATTGTTGCAGCATTTTTAAAAAAAGACCAATCAAATGTTATCATTGAATTAGGAGCAACAGAGCTTATTGCTACAGCCATACTAACGGTATCTCTAGCTAATAGAAGTTGTGCAATTAAACCGCCTACCGAATGGCCGATAACAATTGGTTTTTCTGGTAGGTTCAAAATCATGGTTTCGATTGGTGTAATAATATCATCTATTACAAGGTCACCAAGGCCATCTGGTATATTATTACGCAATGCTTCTGGCTCACCTTGGTGGTATGGCCAAGCAGGAGCGATGCACTCATAGCCTTCAGATTGAAAAAATTCTATCCATTTACTCCAGCTAACTGGATTTTGAAACATTCCGTGTATAAATACAATTGTCTTTTTCATAATAAATTTGTTTTTATTACTACAAGAATTTAAATTAATTTGTTTGAGCCAAATAATTCTTTAAAACTATTTAATAGCACTTATCGGAATATTAATTTCAAGAAACAACGAGATCAAAAAAGATTAATTTGATTTTGGTAAACTAAAAGAAATAGTTGTACCCGTACCTAGAATTGATGAAGCATTGATTTTACCATGCATTTTTTTTATGAGGCTGTTTACGGCATCTAAGCCTAATCCGTTTCCTCGTTTATTAAATCGGTCCTTTTCAGTTGAAGTATACCCTTCCTGAAATATTTTTTCTAAATCACTCTTCGGAATGCCAATTCCATTATCACTTAAGGCGATGTAGTATTTATTTTTATCCTCCTTAAAATCTAATAATATTGTAGGCTCCTTTTTGTCATTATAGCGAACGGCATTGCTAAATAGGTTAAGCAGAATTTGTTCAAATGCAATTTTTGAACTTTTAATTGTTCCAGTTTTTGGAAAATCTACTTTATAGCCGTCAGGAATATTTAGCATAGGTAATATCTTCTCTATTAATTCACTGAGTTCAAAAGTTTCCTGACTTGCAAGCAGAATTGATGGAGCTTTTGAATAATCAAGCATATCGTTGACATAGTTTACTAAATTCCTGGCCGAGCGCAATGCGATATTAACTAATCGAACAGAACGCTCATCACCATCACTAGTTAGCTTTTTTTGTAATGAATCTGCTGATATAATGATACTGGTTAATGGATTTTTGATATCATGTGCGGCACGACGGGCAAACTTTTCGATAAAAGAATTGGCTTCGGCCAAAGCTTCATTTGCGGCTTCCAATTCCCTAACTTTTTTTCTTAGTTCGAGTTGATGAAGTGCTTGTTTACCTAAAATTCTAAGTGCATTTAACTGGTTATCAGTTAAACCTTTCTCCTCATGATCTATTACACAAATGGTCCCTAAAGCATATCCTTCAGGGTTTATTAGGGGTACACCAGCATAAAAAACAATATTTGGATCGCCAGTTACTAATGGATTATCATGAAATCGTTCATCCTTCCTAGCATCATTAACTACCATAATTTCAGGATGGTTTATTGCGTGTGCGCAGAAAGCTATTTCTTTTGGAGAACCAGATAATGCCGTACCAACTTTAGATTTAAACCACTGTTTTTCAGCACCTAAAATGGTAACCAAAGCAACTGGTGTTTGACAAATCTCAGCGGCTAATTTTGTTAAGTCGTCAAATTCGTGCTCTTGTTCATCATTTAAAACTCCATAATTTTCTAATGCAGAAAGTCTTTCTTTTTCGTTATCAGGGAGATTTGGAGTGATCATATTTTATTGCTTAAAAAGTGTAAATGTAAATAAAATAAGTATTTGAGCCTCTTGATGCTTAACACTTAGAGGAGTAAAAACCATAGAAGTTTTATAAACATTTTTATTCTTTTAAAGTTTATAGTTTTTTATCAGGATCAAAATAATATTATGTTATTTGTTTTATTGCTTAATACAAGACTTCTACCATATTTATGTTTTTTTATCTAGATAAGAAACTAATTTATTACCCTCGGGTTTAATTCAAAAAGATGCAAAGTGAAGCAAGTATATACATTGAAACATTCCAACCAGTCAGTTTTATCAAGGGCTAATGAGTACTTATAATAAACTTTCAGATAGCCAATTACTAGAGATTTTGGCGCTTTCAGCAGATCCTATTGCCATTTATATTGGTGAGGATATTATTATTCAAAGCGCAAATAATGCGATGCTTAAGGCTTGGGGTAGGGATAAGCAGGTGATCGGTAAATCTTTGATCGATGCATTGCCAGAGATAAGCAATCAGCCATTTTTTGGGATGTTACAAAAGGTTTGGCATACCGGTATTGATGATATTGGTAAAGCTATAAAAGCAGATCTTTTTGTAGATGAAAAATTATCTACTTACTATTTCGATTACTCATACCTGGCAATAAAAAACAGTGATGGAAATGTTTATGCAATTATGCATACCGCGAAAGATGTAACTGAAAAAGTTTTAAGTCTGGAGGTTTTACAAAAAGCGAGGGAAAAAGAAGAGGCTTTTTTAAGAGAACAAGCCCTTAATGAAGAATTAGCCACCTCAAACGAGGCACTCCATAATGCGCAAGAACATTTACATAAACTCAATGTAGATTTAGAGGATCGTGTACAAATACGTACCGCGGCGCTTACTAAATCGGAATCTAGATTGCGCTATTTATTAGCTGATGCGCCTATTGCCATCGCTGTATTTACTTCGGAAGAGTTGATTATTGAATCCGCAAATAAAAAGGTATTAGAGGCTTGGGGCAAAACAGCTGAAATTATTGGTAAGCCCTTAGGTATGGCTTTACCAGAGCTTGTTGGACAAAGTTTTTTGCCTATACTAAAAGAGGTTTTTAGAAGTGGAGAGCCATATTTTGGAAACGAGATAAAAGCATTACTTGAGCAAAATGGCAAAATAGAAGAAGTGTATTGTAATTTCGTTTATCAGCCTATAAAGGATGAAAAAGGAAATACCTCCAGTATTATGCTAACTGCAAATCTGGTTACAGAACAAGTTTTAGCAAGGCACAATATTCAACAATTAAACGAAGAACTTAGTGTTATTAACGAAGAACTAAGTGAATCTCAAGAGAAACTTTTGGCCATGAATCGCGATTTAAAGGCTAGTGAAACGCGACTTGATCAAATTTTAAGTGAGCTGCCTACGCCTGTGGTTGTGCTTTTAGGGGAAAATCAGGTTGTTTCCAATCCAAATAATTCCATATTACAATTCTGGAAAAAAACTCGAGAAGAGGTTGTAGGTAAACCAATGCTTAGTATTTTCCCTGAGTTAGCTGAACAACCATTTCCTAAAATTTGGAAGCAAGTTTATGAAACTGGCGATAAAGTAATCAGAAGAGAAAAGCCTGTATATTTTAATAATGCTGACACGGGAAGGCAGCTATATTATGTAGATTACTATTACCAGCCGCTGCATGATCTGGACGGTAATAGAATTGGAATTCTTGCTACAGTAATTGATGTTACTGATAAGTTAGAAGCCAGAAAAATGGTAGAGCAAGCAGAAACAAAACTTCGTTTTGCTATCGATTCATCACAATTAGGTACCTGGTATATTGATACACAAACCCGAGAATTTATTCCGTCATTAAGATTAAAACAGATATTTGGTTTTTATGAAAGTGAAGAAATGGACTTTACTGCAGCTACAAAGTTAATTACCGAAGAGTATCTTGATATTGTTGTTGAAGCTGTAAATAATGCGATGTATAAAGGGGATAAATTCGATATGGAATATACAATTACGACCCTTCATGATCGCAAAATAAAATGGATTAGGGCAACGGGAAAACTTTATGAAGCAGATGGAAGCAGAACCGCAAATTTCTCCGGAACGATACAAGATATTACTGAACGTAAATTAGAAGAACAAAGAAAAGATGACTTTTTAAGCATTGCTAGTCACGAACTTAAAACTCCAATTACATCTTTAAAAGGTTCTTTACAGCTTCTAAATAAGTTTAGAGAAAATTTATCAAACCCAATCGTTCCGAAATTAGTGGATCAGGCAAATGGAAGTGTTGTAAAAATTACGAATTTGATAGATGATTTATTAAATACGACTCGTACAAATGAAGGGCAACTGCATTTAAATAAAACAAAGTTTTCGATTTCAGAAATGCTAGATACCTGCTGCAACCATGTTCGAATGGGTGGCAAGCACGATTTGATAGTTCAAGGAGATAACGATTTGCAGATTTTAGCTGATGAAGCAAGGATAGATCAGGTGGTGGTAAACCTTGTAAATAATGCCGCTAAATATGCGCCACATAGCAGGGCAATTTACCTCATTATTGAAACTTTAGCAGATCAGGTAAAAATATCGATCAAAGATAACGGACCCGGTATTGCCGCCGAAAAAATCCCACACCTTTTCGATCGGTATTACCGGGCAGATTATAGTGGCACCCAATATTCAGGTCTAGGTTTGGGTCTTTACATAAGTTCTGAAATTATTAAAAGACATGGTGGTTCTATCGGCGTAGATAGTGAATTAGGAAAGGGAAGCACATTTTGGTTTACCATTCCAATTAGTTAGTCTTAAAACAGCTTATTTAAATGTATCTACAAGGAAGCCTACTCCACAATTAAGAATCTAAATAAACTTTATTAGGATAATTAGTTTAAATATTTAATATAGCGATTCAATACAAACCCATTAAAACAAAAAAAGCAGTCGAGGTTTAAATCGACTGCTTTTTAATATAGAGTTAACGCTCTTATTTCATGCTATCATGAATCTTTTTAATCATAGTTAAGTGAGTTTGTACAACCGGAGCAGTATTACTTGCAAAGGTTTTTAATTCTGCATCTTTACCATCTTTCGCTTCATCTTGCATTAATTTCAAAGTTTTTTCATGCCCGTCAACCATTGCACTAACATATTCTTTATCAAAATTAGCACCAGTTAATTTTGTTAAATCTGCCATTTTCTTTTTGTGCTCATCATCAACGTCAGCTGGTAAAGTAATGTTTTTGGTTTGAGCCAAAGTCATTAATTCTGCGTTAGCTTTTCCATGATCATTAACCATCATTGTTGCAAATTCTTTAACCTGTGCATTAGTAGATTTTTCTAAAGCAAGTTTTCCTAAGGCTACTTCGGCCATACCACCAGTTGCTGCTTCTGTAGCAAATTTAGAATCTGATTCGTCTACAGCGATACCACCAGTTGCCATTTCATTGGAGGTAGTGTCTTTGGTTTTGTTAAGGCTATCAGCGCTTTCTTTTGCGTCTTTCGGACCGCTGCTGCATCCTTGAAACGCTAAGGTAGCAAGGCCGATGCTGCATACATAAATAAATCTTTTCATAGTTTTTGTTTTTTTGTTTACAGACAACAACTAAAAATGATAAATGGTTTTATAAGAATTATAGCTGCAATATAGTTTTCTTAAACATCTTTTAATCCATTTTATTCCTCTTCAAGTTGTATAACCGATAAAATATTTCCGGCCGGATCTCTAAACCAGGCAACACTTGGTTTACCTCTTGAAATTCCATTTTCATCTGTTTTGATATGATCTGTATCGTACATTTCAAATTTCACACCTTTGTTGGTGAGCTGCCTAACCGCTTCATCTATATCTGCAACTGGGAAATTTAATACCGTGTAAGTTGCCGGAATGTGATTGGGCTTTGGATAAATTAATAGGTTATTAGACCCTAAAATGTGTAAATTTAAAAGTCCCATATGGTTATCAACCACTTCAAGCCCAAGAATATTACTATAAAATTCTTTAGCTTTTTGCAGATCATCTACCGAAAATCCACTGAATGCTTTTGAGTTTTTGAACATAATTAGAAATTTATTTTAAAGTTTTATTTTATTATTTCCATGCGCCCAATAGCCGCCTAATCACAATAATTTCTCCAATATGGTAAGCGTTATGGTCTGCAACTTGTAAAGCTTCTCTTAAAATACTCTGCCCGTTACCATGGAGAATAGGATCAAAAATGTTTTGATTTTGAATCATCAGAATAAACTCATTTAAATCTCTTTCTATCTCAAATAAGGTGTTATTCCAAATGGTTTCATCTGTTGGCGAAGTTTCTTTTGGCCAATAATCATCTGGCCATTTAATTGATTTGTAGTTGGCGTCTTTGCTAAATTCTAGCATATCCCACTGGGCAATTCTAATATGTTCTGTTAATTGCCATATACTGTAAGGAAGCTGATGCGGCCTTTCTCCTAATAGATGGAATGGTACATCCTTTGTCGCATCTTGCAAACCAACATGCGCACCGCCACCTTTTAACAGTTTAATCAATTCAGCAACAATTATTTCGGTTTCGCTTTTCATCTTTAAAAGTTGATTTATATATTACACAAATCTAAATGTTTATGTTTTATCTTAACGCAAAATCTTGATTAGCGATATAATTATCCATTCGCTAATAAAAAAACCTTTAATGTTTTCAATCGTTATATAGCTGTAAAAAACCATTCAAATAAAAAACAATACAACAAAATATATGAGACATTTCGATGCAATCATTATTGGTGCAGGCCAAGCAGGTACGCCCTTAGCAAAAAAACTTGCTGAATCAGGAAAAAAAACAGCGATTATAGAAAAAAGAATAGTTGGCGGCACTTGTATAAATGATGGCTGTACACCAACTAAAGCAATGATCGCCTCTGCAAAAGCGGCTCATCAAGCTAGAAATGCCGGAGATTTAGGCGTAATTATTGGCGATGTAAAAGTTGATTTAAAAAAGATAAAAAAACGAAAAGACGAGATTGTAGATAGTTTTAGATCATCAAGTGAAAAGGGAATAGCAACAACGGAAAATTTAGAACTCATTATGGGTGAAGCCGTTTTCACTTCGCCTAAAACTGTAAGTATTAATTTGAAAGAAGGTGGAACTGAAGAGGTTTCTGCAGACTGGATCTTTATAAATACAGGTGCTAAAACCATTATTCCTGATATTGAAGGAATTAAAACAATTGATTACTTAACATCAACCTCCATTTTAGATTTAGAAGAAGTACCTGAGCATTTAGTCGTTATTGGTGGAAATTATATAGGCTTAGAATTCGGACAAATGTATAGTCGCTTTGGAAGTAAAGTTACTGTATTGGAGAAATCTACTCGTTTATTATCAAGAGAAGATGAAGATATTGCAGAAGAGTTAACAAAAATTTTAACTGAAGAAGATATCGAAATTTTGACTGATTCGCAGGTTAATAAAATCACAAAAACCAATGAAGAAATTGTGATTGAGCTTGATGTTAAAGGAAAAAGTAGCACTTTAAAATGTAGTCATGTTTTAGTTGCAGTAGGTAGGAAGCCGCAAACTGAAACACTTCAGTTAGATCTCGCGGGAGTTGAAATGGATGAGAAAGGCAATATTTTAGTGAATGATAAATTAGAAACCAACGTAGCTGGCGTTTATGCTTTAGGCGATGTTAAGGGCGGTCCGGCGTTTACCCATATTGCCTACAACGATTATACGATTGTTTATCGGAACCTGATTGAGGGTACAAACTACAGTATTAAAGAGCGGCCAATTCCTTATTGCATGTTTACTGATCCACAGCTTGGAAGAGTCGGAATTTCAGAAATTGAAGCCAAAAAACAAGGTTTAAATTTCAAGGTTGCTGTTTTACCAATGGCCCAAGTTGCCCGTGGAATTGAAACTGGCCAAACCAAAGGAATGATGAAAGCAATTGTTGATGCTGATACCAAACAAATTTTAGGTGCATCGATGCTGGCTGCAGAAGGAGGAGAGATTATGTCTATCTTAGAAATGGCAATGGAAGGTGGCATTACTTATGACCAGATTAGATATTGCGTATTTGCTCATCCAACTTATGCTGAATCTTTAAATAATCTGTTTATGAAAATAACCGATTAATGAATCATGATTAAAGTAGAAAGGGCAAGTAAACATTTTGGAGAAACCAAAGCGGTTAAGGAAATATCCTTTGAAGTTAAGGAGCAAGAAAATTTGGTTCTTTTAGGAACAAGTGGTTGTGGAAAAACCACCACGCTAAAAATGATTAATCGCTTAATTAATCCAGATTCTGGCATCATAACCATAAATGGCAAGAATATTCAAGACGCTAATCCTGAAATTCTTAGGCGGAGTATTGGTTATGTAATGCAATATATTGGCCTTTTTCCTCATTACACCATTTACGAAAATATTGCGATTGTACCTAAACTTTTAAAGTGGGATAAGGTTAAAACAGATAAGCGAATTGACGAATTAATTCATAAACTTCAGCTCCCAGATAATTGCTTAAAGCTTTTCCCAAATGAATTAAGTGGCGGACAACAGCAGCGGGTTGGTTTGGCCAGAGCGTTGGTTGCAGATCCGCCGGTTTTATTAATGGATGAGCCGTTTGGTGCGCTAGATAATGTGACCAGGGCTAATATTCAAGCCGAATTTAAAGCACTAGAAGAGCTAAAGAAAAAAACAATTGTAATGGTTACGCATGATGTTCAGGAAGCTTTTGAACTTGCAGATCGCATTTGTTTAATGGATAAAGGTGAAATTGTACAGATTGGAACGCCCATTGAATTATTGTATAAACCTGTAAATGATTTTTCCAGGAAGTTTTTTGATGGTCAGCGGCTTGCGCTAGAATTTAAAGTAATTAGTTTAAAGGATATCTCGTCTTTTCTGCCAAATGAAAAGGTTTCCAATAGAAAAGATATAAGTGAAAATACTTCAATTTGGACTGCAATGGAACAGATGAGAATTTATGGCGGAGATCAATTAATCATAAAATCGTCTAACGGTTCAGCTCCAAAAAGTTTAAATTTCGAGCAGCTTACTAGTGCTTTTAATCAATATCAAAATGCAATGAACCATGGTTGAACAGCAACAGGGCCTATTTTCATTCATGGCTCAAGAATCAGATAAACTAATTACGCAAACGTTTCAGCACATTGGCTTAACATTTATTTCGCTTCTTTTTGCCATTTTAATTGGCTTACCACTTGGAATTTTAATAGCTCGAAAACGCAAATTGTCGCCTTCGGTTATTGGTGTTGCCGGAGTTTTACAAACCATTCCAAGCATTGCATTATTGGGTTTCATGATTCCAGTTTTAGGAATTGGCGCAAAACCTGCAATCGTTGCCTTATTAATATACGCTTTACTACCCATTATTCGAAACACGTATACGGGCATTATTGGTATAGATAAACACATTATTGAAGCTGCAAAAGCAATGGGAATGAGCAAATGGCAAATCCTTTTAAATGTAGAGTTTCCATTGGCAATGCCTGTTATTTTAGCGGGGATACGAACCGCAACGGTTATAAATGTTGGCGTTGCTACACTTGCATCATACATTGCTGCGGGAGGTTTGGGCGAGTTTATTTTTGGGGGAATATCATTAAATAACACCAACATGATATTGGCTGGTGCAATTCCGGCAGCATTATTAGCCATTCTGCTTGATCTTTTACTTTCAGGCATTCAAAAATTCAATTTTAAAAAATTACGATATGGCTTAATCGCATTGCCTGTTTTAATTGTTGTTTTTGGGTTTTTTTACCTTATTCCAAATGTATATGGATCAAAGCTTACTGCAGGTTTTACGCCTGAGTTTATGGGCAGGCAAGATGGCGATTTAGGATTAAAATCTGCTTACGGTTTGAAAATTCATACCATTGTGATTAGTGATGCAGTAATGTATAAAGCCGCTTATGCCAAAGAATTAGATGTTATTAGCGGATATTCTACCGATGGTAGACTCAAAGCTTTCAACTTAACCATCCTTAAGGATGATAAAGGCATATTTCCGCCATATTATGCAGCGCCAATTATAAGATCTAGTTCTTTGCAAAAATTTCCAGGCTTGGAAGAAGTTCTTAATAAACTTGCCGGACAAATTACCGATTCAGTAATGACAGATCTAAATTATAGAACTGATTACCTCCATCAGGTTCCAGAAAGGGTAGCAAAAGATTTTTTAATAAAAAAAGGGTTGTGGAAAGCCTCCCGTAATGGAAAAGA is drawn from Pedobacter mucosus and contains these coding sequences:
- a CDS encoding ABC transporter ATP-binding protein; amino-acid sequence: MIKVERASKHFGETKAVKEISFEVKEQENLVLLGTSGCGKTTTLKMINRLINPDSGIITINGKNIQDANPEILRRSIGYVMQYIGLFPHYTIYENIAIVPKLLKWDKVKTDKRIDELIHKLQLPDNCLKLFPNELSGGQQQRVGLARALVADPPVLLMDEPFGALDNVTRANIQAEFKALEELKKKTIVMVTHDVQEAFELADRICLMDKGEIVQIGTPIELLYKPVNDFSRKFFDGQRLALEFKVISLKDISSFLPNEKVSNRKDISENTSIWTAMEQMRIYGGDQLIIKSSNGSAPKSLNFEQLTSAFNQYQNAMNHG
- a CDS encoding ABC transporter permease/substrate-binding protein: MVEQQQGLFSFMAQESDKLITQTFQHIGLTFISLLFAILIGLPLGILIARKRKLSPSVIGVAGVLQTIPSIALLGFMIPVLGIGAKPAIVALLIYALLPIIRNTYTGIIGIDKHIIEAAKAMGMSKWQILLNVEFPLAMPVILAGIRTATVINVGVATLASYIAAGGLGEFIFGGISLNNTNMILAGAIPAALLAILLDLLLSGIQKFNFKKLRYGLIALPVLIVVFGFFYLIPNVYGSKLTAGFTPEFMGRQDGDLGLKSAYGLKIHTIVISDAVMYKAAYAKELDVISGYSTDGRLKAFNLTILKDDKGIFPPYYAAPIIRSSSLQKFPGLEEVLNKLAGQITDSVMTDLNYRTDYLHQVPERVAKDFLIKKGLWKASRNGKDGIVRIGSKIFGEQYILAEMYSMLIKGYTDYGVSTKTGLGGTKICFDALVNDQIDFYPEYTGTGLLVLLQPDKKMAQNIAHDKDKTYDYVKAEFKKKYNIDWLKPIGFNNSYALMMRQKQSQELNVNTITALKKYLDNK